Proteins encoded within one genomic window of Bradyrhizobium sp. CB1717:
- a CDS encoding cytochrome C oxidase subunit II — MSTEETHGNGSASAEVAARVERRWATIAVIIIVMMALLAAFAGIHRATMPQPRVETTDPSRIHLSGEFVESNLGSVLEANGNVTVRAIGQQYSFTPACIVVPVDTPITLRATSADVVHGILIQGTNINTMLVPGYISEQLMRFARTGDYLMPCQEFCSFGHEGMWGKVKVIDKIEFAGRAKGGGRLSCVGQ; from the coding sequence ATGAGCACTGAGGAAACCCATGGAAACGGCAGCGCCAGCGCCGAGGTCGCGGCCCGCGTCGAGCGGCGCTGGGCGACCATTGCCGTGATCATCATCGTGATGATGGCGCTGCTCGCGGCCTTCGCCGGCATCCACCGCGCGACCATGCCGCAGCCACGCGTCGAGACCACCGATCCCTCGCGGATTCATCTGTCCGGCGAATTCGTCGAGAGCAATCTCGGCAGCGTGCTGGAGGCCAACGGCAATGTCACCGTGCGCGCGATCGGCCAGCAATATTCCTTCACGCCGGCCTGCATCGTGGTGCCCGTGGACACGCCGATCACGCTGCGTGCCACCAGCGCCGACGTCGTGCACGGCATCCTGATCCAGGGCACCAACATCAATACCATGCTGGTGCCGGGCTACATCTCCGAGCAGCTGATGCGCTTTGCGAGGACCGGCGACTATCTGATGCCCTGCCAGGAGTTTTGTTCCTTCGGTCATGAGGGCATGTGGGGCAAGGTCAAGGTGATCGACAAGATCGAATTCGCGGGTCGTGCGAAAGGCGGCGGGAGGCTGAGCTGTGTTGGTCAATAG
- a CDS encoding cytochrome c, producing the protein MGSKLSIAILTFAALTTVAQAQEKTGDKSSDIIARGEYLARAGDCTACHTAPEGRLFAGGRAMPTPFGTLYTSNITPDPETGIGKWSADDFYKTMHSGRYPDGGLIYPAMPFASYTKVTRADSDAIFAYLRSIPPVNQKNRPHDLRFPYDNRQLILGWRTLFFREGEFKPDPTKSAEWNRGAYLVEGLGHCGMCHSPINALGGTSQSDAFKGGLIPMQNWYAPSLTSNREAGLGDWSIKDITDLLQTGVSARGVVYGPMAEVVHNSLQYLSDEDTRAMAVYLKGISEPSPPPPASSALPTTESSLLISLGKTVYDKNCASCHGTQGEGKPPHWPPLANNQSIEMQSAVNPIRMVLNGGYPPGTKGNPMPYGMPPFAGLLSDNEVAAVVSYIRTAWGNRGTPVSAREANELRSAPLN; encoded by the coding sequence GTCGATCGCAATCCTCACCTTCGCCGCGCTCACGACGGTTGCGCAGGCGCAAGAAAAAACAGGCGACAAATCCAGCGACATCATCGCGCGCGGCGAATATCTCGCGCGCGCCGGCGACTGCACCGCCTGTCACACCGCGCCCGAAGGACGCCTGTTCGCCGGCGGTCGCGCCATGCCGACCCCGTTCGGCACGCTCTACACCTCCAACATCACGCCCGATCCGGAGACCGGGATCGGCAAGTGGAGCGCTGACGATTTCTACAAGACCATGCACAGCGGCCGCTACCCCGACGGCGGGCTGATCTATCCGGCGATGCCGTTCGCCTCCTACACCAAGGTCACGCGCGCCGACAGCGACGCGATCTTCGCCTATTTGCGCTCGATCCCGCCGGTGAATCAGAAGAACCGGCCGCACGACCTCCGCTTCCCCTATGACAACCGCCAGCTCATCCTCGGCTGGCGCACGCTGTTCTTCCGCGAGGGCGAGTTCAAGCCCGACCCGACCAAGTCGGCGGAATGGAATCGCGGCGCCTATCTGGTCGAAGGCCTCGGCCATTGCGGCATGTGCCATTCGCCGATCAACGCACTCGGCGGCACCTCGCAATCGGACGCCTTCAAGGGCGGCCTGATCCCGATGCAGAACTGGTACGCGCCGTCCCTCACCTCCAACCGCGAGGCGGGACTGGGTGACTGGAGCATCAAGGACATTACTGATCTGCTCCAGACCGGCGTTTCGGCGCGGGGCGTCGTCTACGGCCCGATGGCCGAGGTCGTGCACAACAGCCTGCAATATCTCAGCGACGAGGACACGCGCGCGATGGCGGTGTACCTCAAGGGCATCTCTGAACCCTCGCCGCCGCCGCCGGCAAGCTCGGCGTTGCCGACCACCGAGAGTAGCCTGCTGATCAGCCTCGGCAAGACCGTCTACGACAAGAACTGCGCGAGTTGTCACGGCACGCAGGGCGAAGGCAAGCCGCCGCACTGGCCGCCGCTCGCCAACAACCAGTCGATCGAGATGCAGTCGGCGGTCAACCCGATCCGCATGGTGCTCAATGGCGGCTATCCACCCGGCACCAAGGGCAACCCGATGCCCTACGGCATGCCGCCTTTCGCCGGCCTCCTCTCCGACAATGAGGTCGCCGCCGTTGTCTCCTACATCCGCACCGCCTGGGGCAATCGCGGTACGCCGGTCTCGGCGCGCGAGGCCAACGAGCTGCGCTCCGCACCGCTGAACTGA